Below is a genomic region from Mustela lutreola isolate mMusLut2 chromosome 1, mMusLut2.pri, whole genome shotgun sequence.
GAATAGAAAAGTCGTGCCAGGCACTTCACATTGTTACTGAGGCAGGtagtcattcattcaaaaacTATTTATGGAGGGttttactgtgtgccaagcactgctgGGTAATAGGTACGGAGTACTGGGTAACTCCAGACATAGTTCCTCCCTGGGTGTGACAGGTGAGGAGACAGACTCAGAAAAGTTTAATACTGTGCCCAAGTTAAATCACTAGTAAATGTGAGTTCACGGAGTCCTCCTGGTGTGTGGATAATATAAAGCAAAGGGCCTGCTCTTACCTGGGGTCAGGGGTTGAACTGAGAGTCTCTGGCGAGTGAAAAGAGCCATATCTTTTAAGGGGCCTCCAGTGGTTTTGTGAGCTTGGTAATGGGTTTTGAGCTCAGCCAGAGTAATGTAACGCTTCATCATCCGAACAAACTGTACATCCACCTATATAACAGAAAGGAATGTTTAGGCAGTTCCTGTCTACTGTGTTATTTGCTTCTTGTGGGAGGTTCTTAGGGGCAGAGCTGCCAGTGTTCTGTTCTTATCCCCAAAGCCAGGTAACCTCTTTTGGGTGTAAGAGCTGGACTGTGTACCTTGACCTAAAGACAGCACACACCTTCCTCCCTCGCTTTGTCCATCCTTTTCCTCtcatgaaataggaaaaataagtaCTCTTTACCATGGACCATTTAGGGTTGTCTTCTTTGCTGGATGGGTCATAATAGGGACTGTTTTTCTCAAACTGTGTGTGATCTGGGTAAGCCTCCTTCACAAtctgaaaccaaaaccaaatctCTAATCATTTGCCTGTACAGTCAACTCCATGGCCAATTTTTAACTCAAGTGCAACTTTCTCTTCTGATCCTGTACATACTCAGCTCTTCTGCCTTGCTGTAGAGCCACTATATCTGGAAATAATAATACAGTCTAGAGCAAGCATAGGAAATCAGACCTGTTTTGACAAAAATCTTGAAAGTAGGTTTTAAAACCACGTATTAAAGGTTATTATTGGTACCACTGTTTTTCCACCTATAGTTAATATTATTCTAATAACTTCTGGTTTGAAAGAGCCATCATCAGGCCTGTTTTTTGAGTGAAAGACTGAGGCAGAGAATGAAGAGAAGTCTGTACCAGTGGGACTGAACTGAGGCTTCTCTTGTTTTACCATATTCTTGTGACATCAGGGATGGGAAGgagagtatttcttttttgttacagATCTAAGCTGTGTTCCTTTATATCGATATGAGTAAGTCTCCTTGAAGGAAGAGGGATTAAGATTAATGCTTATTGTACAACTAACCTTCACAAGTCCTGCGATGCCTGGCTCTTTGCAGTTGCTATGGTAGAAGAAGGCTTCTTGCTCCAGCTTCATGGCTCGAAGGAAGTTCCGGGCCTACCCAGGAGAGAATAAACAACAACTATCCTCCTCACCCAGTGGAAAGCACCAATTAGCGGAATCAAGTCTGCTTTATTGGAtgagtttttctcttttacagtTTCTTCCCCATTCAATTCAATACTTGCCTTTGCTGAGACACCCAGACTGGTATGCAGACACTGGCCAGAACACAGGCCATTTGTAAACTGTATGCAGAGGAATTAAGATAGTTTTGAATATACAGTTTGGGATCTTGGAAAAAAACAATGCTGGCCAAGAGATTTTGCTACTGAATAAGTCCTAAAAGGGATTCAGGCATTTCTTTGACCCTGGGTCTCAGGGCTTGCTCTTACCCTCTTACCTGGTAGTTGCGAACACCATCCCAGCATGCTGTCTGCTTGGGCTCTGCTTTAAGATCCTCAATGCTGAACTAGGCAACAggaaatgaattcattcattaagCAGTCTTAGGGCCAGTTGGTAGCATATGGAAGTAAAAAGGTTTTTCCCCTATGTTGAGGGTGCCACTTGCTGTAGTGGAAGTCTGTAGTTTACTGGGAAGTAGTTACACGAAGCCACTTCTATTGGGCAAATGTAGAGTTAGCATTGCATTATCTTGTTATCCTTGCTAATTAAAAGGATTAGTGGAATAgataatttaa
It encodes:
- the THYN1 gene encoding thymocyte nuclear protein 1 isoform X6; translation: MPKPRKRLGGAAGPDNKGPAGKHTKTKNPAGALAAMGNSSHEKTSASKNCGKNLSSYWLMKSEPESRLEKGVDVKFSIEDLKAEPKQTACWDGVRNYQFTNGLCSGQCLHTSLGVSAKARNFLRAMKLEQEAFFYHSNCKEPGIAGLVKVDVQFVRMMKRYITLAELKTHYQAHKTTGGPLKDMALFTRQRLSVQPLTPEEFYFILSLEEKEPS
- the THYN1 gene encoding thymocyte nuclear protein 1 isoform X2 — its product is MPKPRKRLGGAAGPDNKGPAGKHTKTKNPAGALAAMGNSSHEKTSASKNCGKNLSSYWLMKSEPESRLEKGVDVKFSIEDLKAEPKQTACWDGVRNYQARNFLRAMKLEQEAFFYHSNCKEPGIAGLVKIVKEAYPDHTQFEKNSPYYDPSSKEDNPKWSMVKSTYFSYFMRGKGWTKRGRKVDVQFVRMMKRYITLAELKTHYQAHKTTGGPLKDMALFTRQRLSVQPLTPEEFYFILSLEEKEPS
- the THYN1 gene encoding thymocyte nuclear protein 1 isoform X7, producing the protein MPKPRKRLGGAAGPDNKGPAGKHTKTKNPAGALAAMGNSSHEKTSASKNCGKNLSSYWLMKSEPESRLEKGVDVKFSIEDLKAEPKQTACWDGVRNYQARNFLRAMKLEQEAFFYHSNCKEPGIAGLVKVDVQFVRMMKRYITLAELKTHYQAHKTTGGPLKDMALFTRQRLSVQPLTPEEFYFILSLEEKEPS
- the THYN1 gene encoding thymocyte nuclear protein 1 isoform X4, which codes for MNERKIRERTDETLAAGFVRWKWGRRFLGADNRAASCFSRLIWNPLLFDPRRETMPKPRKRLGGAAGPDNKGPAGKHTKTKNPAGALAAMGNSSHEKTSASKNCGKNLSSYWLMKSEPESRLEKGVDVKFSIEDLKAEPKQTACWDGVRNYQFTNGLCSGQCLHTSLGVSAKARNFLRAMKLEQEAFFYHSNCKEPGIAGLVKIVKEAYPDHTQFEKNSPYYDPSSKEDNPKWSMVKSTYFSYFMRGKGWTKRGRKVDVQFVRMMKRYITLAELKTHYQAHKTTGGPLKDMALFTRQRLSVQPLTPEEFYFILSLEEKEPS
- the THYN1 gene encoding thymocyte nuclear protein 1 isoform X3, whose translation is MPKPRKRLGGAAGPDNKGPAGKHTKTKNPAGALAAMGNSSHEKTSASKNCGKNLSSYWLMKSEPESRLEKGVDVKFSIEDLKAEPKQTACWDGVRNYQFTNGLCSGQCLHTSLGVSAKARNFLRAMKLEQEAFFYHSNCKEPGIAGLVKIVKEAYPDHTQFEKNSPYYDPSSKEDNPKWSMVDVQFVRMMKRYITLAELKTHYQAHKTTGGPLKDMALFTRQRLSVQPLTPEEFYFILSLEEKEPS
- the THYN1 gene encoding thymocyte nuclear protein 1 isoform X1; this encodes MPKPRKRLGGAAGPDNKGPAGKHTKTKNPAGALAAMGNSSHEKTSASKNCGKNLSSYWLMKSEPESRLEKGVDVKFSIEDLKAEPKQTACWDGVRNYQFTNGLCSGQCLHTSLGVSAKARNFLRAMKLEQEAFFYHSNCKEPGIAGLVKIVKEAYPDHTQFEKNSPYYDPSSKEDNPKWSMVKSTYFSYFMRGKGWTKRGRKVDVQFVRMMKRYITLAELKTHYQAHKTTGGPLKDMALFTRQRLSVQPLTPEEFYFILSLEEKEPS
- the THYN1 gene encoding thymocyte nuclear protein 1 isoform X5, which encodes MPKPRKRLGGAAGPDNKGPAGKHTKTKNPAGALAAMGNSSHEKTSASKNCGKNLSSYWLMKSEPESRLEKGVDVKFSIEDLKAEPKQTACWDGVRNYQARNFLRAMKLEQEAFFYHSNCKEPGIAGLVKIVKEAYPDHTQFEKNSPYYDPSSKEDNPKWSMVDVQFVRMMKRYITLAELKTHYQAHKTTGGPLKDMALFTRQRLSVQPLTPEEFYFILSLEEKEPS